TGCAACCAACCCGTGTTTCCATTCTTTGCCGTACAACTTTCTCTCGCTTGTCAGGTGTTCTGAAACCTTCCTTGTTGCAAACCAGTGCCCGCCCAATGGCTGATCCATCACGCCTGGATCGAGAAAGCTTGCTCACACGGATGACAAAGCCCTCCCTTGTTGCATATGCATTGTAAAATGCATGTGCTGCTGCCTCGGATTCAAACTCCAGGCCCACATATGGATCAACAGTAGGGCCCGAACAATTTACAGCTTGCAAATCTTCAAATCGATATAATTCCCTTTTGGAGGACTCTTCATCCACCTTAACATCCAGTCCTTGATGGAGCATCCCATCACTAGAACTCCCCACTATAACATTCCCGTTGTCTGTTCTTGTTTCAAAATGAAAAGAACTTCCCAATACCTCACCATTTATCTCACCATCAATGTCAAAATCCATCCACTTCAAGCAATAGCTAGTCCCTGAGTCAAGAAGATCACTTATTTTGACAAGCACGGATTAATCCTTGTTTGAAGTCAGCAAAGTTCACCAATCATAAAAAAAGTTATACAACTCCATTTTTATCAAAAGTTTCAATATTTTGActctaaatataatataaatttatatgtaaactcTCAAgaaccaataccatatcaataACAATCAAATCCTTTTCTGCAATAGGAAGAATGGACTAGAATTTCTTATTCTTGCACAACAAAGATTTTGAATCTGGCTTATGCCCAAACCTCCTCTTGACAAAGATGTGCCAGTATAGCACCAACTAGTTAAGTACAATGTAGATGTATGATTACCAGAATTACTTAAATCACAAAATAACAAACGCCTATATTTATATAACAAAGTCTAAGAAACAATATTCATCACATAGAAGCTGGCAAAACTTTACACTCAAAAGTCCCATCATTGCTTCAAAGCACATGCAAATTTTATCTGTTGCATGATTCAAAAACAGAAACATAAAAACGTCTAACGGATTGAAACTGGATATTTGTGCTTTGAAGAGCAAAAAGGTTGCTGCACCGCCCCAGGACGGTGAATCACTTTGAACATAAAGTGAGGTCGCAAATTCAAATCCCAATGGGTATAAAACATAAATGAGTGTGGACAGACAATAACCAAGTCCAGATTAAGGAAGGCGAAGCACCGATAACAGGATTACCCAAGAACACAAAAAAACTGCTGCGTCGGAAATTTTTGTATGATCTTTTGAGGCTAAAAAAGCCTACTCGTTCTGATATTGAAGTGATACTAACTTCATTCATCAAAGGTGGCAATCCAATTAAACTGCTTAAGCATGCTCCATCAGAGAGCCATAATCAACCCGCGTAACATTCTCATAGTGGATAAAGGCATGAATCCTTCAGGCATAAAACCGACAAGATAAAAAAGACAGAAATTGGGAAAAACATACAAATCACACTTGATCTGAACCGTCGAATAGAACAAATACAAAATTGGAGAAGTCAGTACAGGAAGCCTAGACCCGGCGGGTGCGCGACGGCGATGGAGAAATTGGCGTCGTCGCCGCGGACTTCGCAAGTGGGACCGTGAGACGAGCAACTGAGGAAGAGACGGTCATAAACAAACGCAACATTTGGCAACACTATTTGGATTGGAGGGCAGATTTGTCCACTGACAGAATTGTGTGATTGCATGATCTTCCACTAAAAATATAGTGGATGGGTATTTAATTATTACTATCAATTGGGATGAGCATTAGGGAAATTTAGGTAGATAACGTTTCACAGCTGTCATATATAAAAAACTAACATTCActcttgaaatatctattttacccttattttaaatactttcaaatcttttttttttcttttaatcttAAACTAACGTTTTCTCATATGCAAGTCTCTTTTATTTATGAGCGTTGCTACCCAAATTCCACTATCTCCCGATTTACCATCAACTTTCCTCACTTCGATTCTCCCGACTCCGTGTTGGATTTGCTAACTGTATGTATCCATACCTCGGCGACGCGTTGATCATTCATCCAAATTGTCCGATCATCGATTGACGAAGGTTTTGTGTTTCCGAATGTTTCTTTTTTGCTAAAAGCTGAATTTACCATGCGATTATATCACATcggtttttcttcttttttcggTAAAAAGTTTCTACGTTTTTATCTGTAACAGTTGCTTAATTATTGGTCCTGGTTTATGTGGAAAAAAATCCGATTAACtagtttttttttctctttgtaatttttttatcattgatGCTTTTTTTAGTACGATCGTAGTATACAAAGTCGTTTGCTTTTGTTGTGAATACGTGCAGCTTTGTTTTTCGGAGTTTTGTTGTATTCTGTTTAATTGTTGGTTCCTGTTTTTTCACATGAAATTTGTTGGGATTGTGAATATGGTGGCGATGATTTAGCTAAAAAAAGTAATTTCTGGCATTATTGGTTAGAGTCTAATATTGGTCTATCTGAAGTGTTTTCTTCCTTTGGGCTGCTCATTTGTTCTTCTTCTTTTGTCTACGGTTTCTGCTCTAAGCTTTGCCAGAGACCGAGGGAACATGCTCAAGAGTTCTTGCGCAGTTGAAAGCTGACGGATTGCGGTGGAAGGGCTGGTCACCAGAATCAACTATGTTTTTTGGAGCTTGAGCAAATTCGTGTTTTAAATactatttactatattatggtACGTTTTCATAGATAAGAAATtacgaaattaaacatagtgtgAAATAAGACAAAAATGACCGAGGGCGACCGAATGGCGACTGAGTTATATAGTAAAAAATAGTGAGCAAgttcatgttttatatgctacttaatatattatgatatatttttatggataagagattataaaatgaaaatagTGTGAAATAAGCTAAAAAGCGATTGAGGACTGCCAAATGACGATTGAGTGATATGGTAAAAACAAAGTGAGCAAATTCgtgttttatattatatttactatattatgaTACGTTTTCATGGATAAGAAATtacgaaattaaacatagtgtTAAATAAGGCAAAAATGACTGAGGGCGACTGAGTTATGTAGTAAAAAATAGCGAGCAAGTTCATGAGCTAAAAAGCGTTTGAAGGCGACCGAATGACGATTGAGTGATATGGTAAAAACAAAGTGagcaaattcatgttttatatcatatttactatattatggtACGTTTTCATGGATAAGAACTTACGAAATTAAACATGGTGTGAAATAAAGCAAAAATGATTGAGGGCGACCGAAAGGCGACTGGGTTATATAGTAAAAAATAGTGAGCAAgttcatgttttatatgctacttaatatattatgatatatttttatggataAGAGATTATAAATGAAAAATAGTGTGAAATAAGCTAAAAAACGATTGAGGGCGACCGAATGACGATTGAGTgatattgtaaaaataaagtgagcaaattcgtgttttatatcctatttactatattatggtACATTTTCATGGATAAGAAATTACGAAATAAAACATTGTATGAAATAAGGCAAAAATGACTGAGGGCGATCGAATGACGACTGGGAACGACTGAGTTATATAGTAAAAAATAGTGAGCAAgttcatgttttatatgctacttaatatattatgatatatttttatggataaaagattataaaatgaaaaatagtgTGAAATAAGTTAAAAAGCGATTGATAGCGACCGAATGACGATTGAGTGATATGGTAAAAACAAAGTGAGCAAATTCGTGTTTTATATcctatttattatattatggtACATTTTCATGGATAAGAAATTacgaaattaaatatagtgtgaAATAAGGAAAAAATGACTGAGGGCAACCGAATGACGACTGAGTTATATAGTAAAAAATAGTGAGCAGgttcatgttttatatgctatttaatatattatgatatatttttatggataagagattataaaatgaaaaatagtgtgaaataagctaaaaacaatattttctaGTACATCAAGTGATTCTACTAGATCACTCATATATCACTCAATCGCTCTCAGTCGCTCTTTGTATTGTgacattatttttatattttacacTATTACTGCATTATACCATACTAAAATAGAGTAAATAGACGCCAAACGTGAAGTTGCtcgtattttatattataagaATCAAATATCACTCAGTCgttctttgaattattttacaccacttttatattttatactcACACGATTATAATATactataatatagtaaataatcCACAAAACATTAATTTGTTCACCTTTTATACATTGAATTGTACAAAATATCTTTGATTCAttcatactaaataattaatgttcaattacatttaaaaaaaaaaacatccaacc
The Primulina tabacum isolate GXHZ01 chromosome 9, ASM2559414v2, whole genome shotgun sequence DNA segment above includes these coding regions:
- the LOC142555020 gene encoding uncharacterized protein LOC142555020 isoform X2, coding for MDFDIDGEINGEVLGSSFHFETRTDNGNVIVGSSSDGMLHQGLDVKVDEESSKRELYRFEDLQAVNCSGPTVDPYVGLEFESEAAAHAFYNAYATREGFVIRVSKLSRSRRDGSAIGRALVCNKEGFRTPDKREKVVRQRMETRVGCRAMILIRKVSSGRWVVTKFVKEHTHQLTPGKGRRDLICDQYPNEHDKIRELSRQLAVEKKKVATYKRHLEMIFEHIEEHNQSLSKKMQDIVNSVKEMESKEGSGS
- the LOC142555020 gene encoding uncharacterized protein LOC142555020 isoform X1, producing MNEVSITSISERVGFFSLKRSYKNFRRSSFFVFLGTSYCLKWMDFDIDGEINGEVLGSSFHFETRTDNGNVIVGSSSDGMLHQGLDVKVDEESSKRELYRFEDLQAVNCSGPTVDPYVGLEFESEAAAHAFYNAYATREGFVIRVSKLSRSRRDGSAIGRALVCNKEGFRTPDKREKVVRQRMETRVGCRAMILIRKVSSGRWVVTKFVKEHTHQLTPGKGRRDLICDQYPNEHDKIRELSRQLAVEKKKVATYKRHLEMIFEHIEEHNQSLSKKMQDIVNSVKEMESKEGSGS